The proteins below come from a single Crossiella sp. CA-258035 genomic window:
- a CDS encoding thioesterase family protein, producing the protein MRDGYVQWLTIPTRWGDNDVYGHVNNVVYYAFMDTAINTYLIAEGGLDIHGGSTIGLCVQSSCEFRAPLAFPDPVEAGLRAAHLGRSSVRYEIALFSPGADTPAAEGTFTHVFVDRATRRPTEIASPLRPALEKLLRP; encoded by the coding sequence ATGCGGGACGGATACGTGCAGTGGCTGACCATCCCCACCAGGTGGGGCGACAACGACGTCTACGGCCACGTGAACAACGTCGTGTACTACGCCTTCATGGACACCGCGATCAACACCTACCTGATCGCCGAGGGCGGCCTGGACATCCACGGTGGCTCCACCATCGGCCTGTGCGTGCAGTCCAGCTGCGAGTTCCGCGCGCCACTGGCCTTCCCGGACCCGGTGGAGGCCGGTCTGCGGGCGGCCCACCTCGGCCGCTCCAGCGTCCGCTACGAGATCGCCCTGTTCTCCCCAGGCGCGGACACCCCGGCCGCCGAGGGCACCTTCACCCACGTCTTCGTCGACCGCGCGACCCGCCGCCCCACCGAGATCGCCTCCCCGCTCCGCCCAGCCCTGGAGAAGCTCCTCCGCCCCTAG
- a CDS encoding DUF4360 domain-containing protein encodes MMATVGATFALLTSFTPAAFADESVPPPTAKITIDLLTVNGSGCPLGTAAVAVSQDNTAFTVTYSEYLAQVGVGAKPTDMRKNCQLNMRVNVPSGFTYAIAQADYRGYANLAAGAKGIERANYYFQGMSPTAFINHNYSGPFDDNWQATDKVDVASLVYAPCGEKRNFNINTELRVDKGTSNPATTTSFMAMDSTDGAINTTYHFAWQKCPKWTWPW; translated from the coding sequence ATGATGGCTACTGTCGGCGCGACATTTGCGTTATTAACGTCGTTTACCCCTGCGGCATTTGCCGACGAGTCCGTGCCTCCGCCCACCGCGAAAATCACCATCGATCTGCTCACGGTGAACGGCTCGGGCTGCCCGCTCGGCACGGCCGCGGTGGCCGTCTCCCAGGACAACACTGCGTTCACCGTCACCTACAGCGAGTACCTGGCGCAGGTCGGCGTCGGCGCCAAGCCGACCGACATGCGGAAGAACTGTCAGCTCAACATGCGGGTCAACGTGCCGTCCGGGTTCACCTACGCGATCGCGCAGGCGGACTACCGCGGGTACGCCAACCTCGCTGCGGGCGCCAAGGGCATCGAGCGTGCCAACTACTACTTCCAGGGAATGTCGCCGACGGCCTTTATCAACCACAACTACAGCGGGCCGTTCGACGACAACTGGCAGGCCACCGACAAGGTCGATGTGGCCTCCCTGGTCTACGCCCCCTGTGGCGAAAAGCGCAACTTCAACATCAATACCGAGCTGCGCGTGGACAAGGGCACCTCCAATCCCGCGACCACGACCAGCTTCATGGCGATGGACTCCACCGATGGGGCCATCAACACCACATATCACTTCGCCTGGCAGAAGTGCCCGAAGTGGACGTGGCCTTGGTGA
- a CDS encoding carboxylesterase family protein: protein MSTDRTVVDTAAGTVRGLDLDGVLAWRGLPYAEPPLGELRHRPPQPVRPWTGVRGARRFAARAMQPVLPAMPAPVPVPTPAAMDEPSRISENCLYLNVCAPVTPGPHPVLVWVHGGGYVVGAGPEHVGDGDTFARRDNLVVVTLNYRLGAFGFLNLGETHPHAANGGLLDQIAALRWVRDNIASFGGDPDRVTIAGNSAGAKSVANLMAAPAAAGLFQRVISQSGGGDHVAAEEVSAALAARLLALLDVRPNRLSQVPAAELLAAQTELSPFGRGMWVWRPTVDGAVLPEVPVRRVADGSAAGVPLLAGSNLEESALYLAMDPWAGDRAPRVLAAAFGETGAQEVLSAYRANRPAASTREVNAAVMTDERYGVPTVRLLDAQSRHAPVWRYRFDAAAPWLSPMLAAGHGTELPYVWAHGADRRGSPLSADPAAAELSAEMHRRWAAFARTGSPQLPDQPEWPRYTETERETWIFDTERRAVADPGAAERKVWDGRTWASGTWFE, encoded by the coding sequence GTGAGCACTGACCGCACCGTCGTCGACACCGCCGCCGGCACCGTCCGCGGGCTGGACCTCGACGGCGTGCTGGCCTGGCGTGGCCTGCCCTACGCCGAACCGCCGCTGGGCGAGCTGCGGCACCGCCCGCCGCAGCCGGTGCGGCCGTGGACCGGGGTGCGCGGCGCCCGCCGCTTCGCCGCCCGCGCCATGCAGCCGGTGCTGCCCGCGATGCCCGCCCCGGTGCCGGTGCCCACCCCGGCGGCGATGGACGAGCCCAGCCGGATCAGCGAGAACTGCCTGTACCTCAACGTGTGCGCGCCGGTGACCCCCGGCCCGCACCCGGTGCTGGTGTGGGTGCACGGCGGCGGGTACGTGGTCGGCGCGGGGCCGGAGCACGTCGGTGACGGGGACACCTTCGCCCGCCGGGACAACCTGGTCGTGGTCACCCTGAACTACCGGCTGGGCGCCTTCGGCTTCCTCAACCTCGGCGAGACCCACCCGCACGCGGCCAACGGCGGGCTGCTGGACCAGATCGCCGCGCTGCGCTGGGTGCGGGACAACATCGCCTCCTTCGGCGGCGACCCGGACCGGGTCACCATCGCGGGCAACTCCGCAGGCGCGAAGAGCGTGGCCAACCTGATGGCCGCGCCCGCCGCGGCCGGGCTCTTCCAGCGGGTGATCTCGCAGAGCGGCGGTGGGGACCACGTGGCGGCCGAGGAGGTCAGCGCCGCGCTGGCGGCCCGGCTGCTGGCGCTGCTGGACGTGCGGCCGAACCGGCTCAGCCAGGTGCCGGCCGCCGAGCTGCTGGCCGCGCAGACCGAGCTGAGCCCGTTCGGGCGCGGCATGTGGGTGTGGCGGCCGACCGTGGACGGCGCGGTGCTGCCCGAGGTGCCGGTGCGCAGGGTGGCCGACGGGTCGGCGGCCGGGGTGCCGCTGCTGGCCGGCAGCAACCTGGAGGAGTCCGCGCTGTACCTGGCCATGGACCCGTGGGCGGGGGACCGGGCGCCGCGGGTGCTGGCCGCGGCCTTCGGCGAGACCGGCGCGCAGGAGGTGCTCTCGGCCTATCGGGCCAACCGGCCGGCCGCGAGCACCAGGGAGGTCAACGCGGCGGTGATGACCGACGAGCGCTACGGGGTGCCCACGGTGCGCCTGCTGGACGCGCAGAGCAGGCACGCGCCGGTGTGGCGCTACCGCTTCGACGCGGCCGCGCCCTGGCTCTCGCCGATGCTGGCGGCCGGGCACGGCACCGAGCTGCCGTACGTGTGGGCGCACGGCGCGGACCGGCGGGGCAGCCCGCTCAGCGCCGATCCGGCGGCCGCCGAGCTGTCCGCGGAGATGCACCGGCGCTGGGCCGCGTTCGCGCGCACCGGGTCGCCGCAGCTGCCGGATCAGCCGGAATGGCCCCGCTACACCGAGACCGAGCGGGAAACCTGGATCTTCGACACCGAGCGCCGGGCGGTGGCCGACCCCGGCGCGGCCGAGCGGAAGGTGTGGGACGGGCGCACCTGGGCCTCGGGCACCTGGTTCGAATAG
- a CDS encoding LacI family DNA-binding transcriptional regulator yields MARATLRAVAEATGLHISTVARVLNGTAQVTADTEARVRAAADRLGYIRNEYAASLRTQRTRILGVLVPTLTDYVLAAIYEGIQEAALEAGYRTFVTNTHDSAEQHESALAALLSSRVDGLIVGDARLDGAGLDRLVRDDSPFVLVSRRCAEHPSVTCDDEAGGGLAARHLLARGHTAVAVLAGQPYASTCADRTTGFRRACAEAGHPVPAELVAHSGYDSAGGYAAMDRVLRAGLPVTAAFAVNDEAAIGAMGALRDHGRRIGEDFALVGFNDIPMVSALTVPLTTVRSPMREMGRTAVARLLDRLDGRAAEPVRLTPELVVRDSSPALT; encoded by the coding sequence GTGGCGCGGGCGACCCTGCGGGCAGTGGCCGAGGCCACCGGTCTGCACATCTCCACCGTGGCGCGGGTGCTCAACGGCACCGCCCAGGTCACCGCGGACACCGAGGCCAGGGTGCGGGCCGCGGCCGACCGGCTCGGCTACATCCGCAACGAGTACGCCGCCAGCCTGCGCACCCAGCGCACCCGCATCCTCGGCGTGCTGGTGCCCACCCTCACCGACTACGTGCTGGCCGCGATCTACGAGGGCATCCAGGAGGCCGCGCTGGAGGCCGGGTACCGGACCTTCGTGACCAACACGCACGACTCGGCCGAGCAGCACGAGTCCGCGCTGGCCGCGCTGCTGTCCTCCAGGGTGGACGGGCTGATCGTGGGTGACGCCCGGCTGGACGGGGCCGGGCTGGACCGGCTGGTGCGCGACGACTCGCCGTTCGTGCTGGTCAGCCGCCGCTGCGCGGAGCACCCGTCGGTGACCTGCGATGACGAGGCCGGTGGCGGGCTGGCCGCGCGGCACCTGCTGGCGCGCGGGCACACCGCGGTCGCGGTGCTGGCCGGTCAGCCCTACGCGAGCACCTGCGCCGACCGCACCACCGGTTTCCGCCGCGCCTGCGCCGAGGCCGGGCACCCGGTGCCCGCGGAGCTGGTGGCGCACAGCGGGTACGACTCGGCTGGCGGCTATGCGGCGATGGACCGGGTGCTGCGCGCCGGGCTGCCGGTGACCGCGGCCTTCGCGGTCAACGACGAGGCCGCCATCGGCGCGATGGGCGCGCTGCGCGACCACGGCCGCCGCATCGGCGAGGACTTCGCGCTGGTCGGCTTCAACGACATCCCGATGGTCTCCGCGCTGACCGTGCCGCTGACCACCGTGCGCTCGCCGATGCGGGAGATGGGCCGCACCGCGGTGGCCCGGCTGCTGGACCGGCTCGACGGCCGCGCGGCCGAGCCGGTCCGGCTGACCCCCGAGCTGGTGGTGCGCGACTCCAGCCCGGCCCTGACCTGA
- a CDS encoding helix-turn-helix domain-containing protein has product MPVTAGERVRVVVPLLGGAPLFELAVPCEVFGCDRLDLTPRWYDLALCQDRAGSRRTPEGLLVEATEELTALESADLVVVAAGMSSQASPLLLDALRRAHRRGARIAAVCSGAFVLADAGLLTGRTVTTHWLHAEALRRAHPEVGVDETALYLDDGDILTSGGTAAGIDMCLHIVRQDFGAAIAAEVGRRMVVAPHREGDQTQYIPAPATPSAAAGLAPVLEWAMTRLHEPLTLRQFAQRAAMSPRTFGRQFTRQVGLTPLRWLNQQRLATARGLLETTDLTIDRIAERTGFATGALLRQHFRRALRTTPSAYRRTFGAG; this is encoded by the coding sequence ATGCCGGTCACCGCGGGGGAGCGTGTGCGTGTGGTGGTGCCGCTGCTGGGCGGCGCCCCGTTGTTCGAGCTGGCCGTGCCGTGCGAGGTGTTCGGCTGCGACCGGCTGGACCTGACCCCGCGCTGGTACGACCTGGCCCTGTGCCAGGACCGGGCCGGGTCCCGGCGCACGCCGGAGGGGCTGCTGGTGGAAGCCACCGAGGAGCTCACCGCGCTGGAGTCCGCGGACCTCGTGGTGGTGGCCGCCGGCATGTCCTCCCAGGCGTCACCGCTCTTGCTGGACGCGCTGCGCCGGGCGCACCGCCGGGGGGCGCGGATCGCCGCGGTGTGCTCGGGTGCGTTCGTGCTGGCCGACGCGGGACTGCTGACCGGCCGCACGGTGACCACCCACTGGCTGCACGCCGAGGCGCTGCGGCGGGCGCACCCGGAGGTCGGGGTGGACGAGACCGCGCTCTACCTCGACGACGGCGACATCCTCACCAGCGGCGGCACCGCGGCCGGGATCGACATGTGCCTGCACATCGTGCGGCAGGACTTCGGCGCGGCCATCGCCGCCGAGGTCGGGCGGCGCATGGTCGTGGCCCCGCACCGGGAGGGCGACCAGACCCAGTACATCCCGGCCCCGGCGACCCCCTCGGCGGCCGCCGGTCTGGCCCCGGTGCTGGAGTGGGCGATGACCAGGCTGCACGAACCGCTGACCCTGCGGCAGTTCGCCCAGCGCGCGGCGATGAGCCCGCGCACCTTCGGCAGGCAGTTCACCCGGCAGGTCGGGCTGACCCCGTTGCGCTGGCTCAACCAGCAGCGCCTGGCCACCGCCCGCGGCCTGCTGGAGACCACCGACCTGACCATCGACCGCATCGCCGAGCGCACCGGCTTCGCCACCGGCGCGCTGCTGCGCCAGCACTTCCGCCGGGCCCTGCGCACCACGCCCTCGGCCTACCGGCGCACCTTCGGCGCGGGCTGA
- a CDS encoding helix-turn-helix transcriptional regulator, translated as MDATTLRDRRAELRDFLRSRRARLTPAEVGLPETTRRRTPGLRREEVAVLAGVGVSWYTWLEQGRDITVSGEVLDAVARALRLAEPERAHLYRLAGLNPPEATGAVAVDPAQQRLLDGWLPNPAYLMDRHWNFLALNTAARRIFGYDLGHAHNCLVTFFTQADCRFRWADWRTVAADMVANFRAQSARYPEDEHFAELASDLSSVSPEFAGLWARHEVRERSSGTKELVHPEVGELSFDYTVLTVPDQPGNRLLLHLPTPGTPTADRLSQVLATPGQTDSG; from the coding sequence ATGGACGCCACCACGCTCCGGGACCGGCGGGCCGAGCTGCGGGACTTCCTGCGCAGCCGCCGCGCCCGGCTCACCCCGGCCGAGGTCGGCCTGCCGGAGACCACCCGCCGCCGCACGCCAGGGCTGCGGCGGGAGGAGGTCGCGGTGCTCGCCGGGGTCGGGGTCAGCTGGTACACCTGGCTGGAGCAGGGCAGGGACATCACCGTCTCCGGCGAGGTGCTGGACGCGGTGGCCAGGGCGCTGCGGCTGGCCGAGCCGGAGCGCGCGCACCTGTACCGGCTGGCCGGGCTGAACCCGCCGGAGGCCACCGGCGCGGTCGCGGTGGACCCGGCACAGCAGCGGCTGCTGGACGGCTGGCTGCCGAACCCGGCCTACCTGATGGACCGGCACTGGAACTTCCTGGCGCTCAACACCGCGGCGCGGCGGATCTTCGGCTACGACCTGGGCCACGCGCACAACTGCCTGGTCACCTTCTTCACCCAGGCCGACTGCCGGTTCCGCTGGGCGGACTGGCGCACCGTGGCCGCGGACATGGTGGCCAACTTCCGCGCCCAGTCCGCCCGCTACCCCGAGGACGAGCACTTCGCCGAACTGGCCTCGGACCTGTCCAGCGTGTCCCCGGAGTTCGCCGGGCTGTGGGCGCGGCACGAGGTGCGGGAACGCAGCAGCGGCACCAAGGAGCTGGTCCATCCCGAGGTCGGCGAGCTGAGCTTCGACTACACCGTGCTCACCGTGCCCGACCAGCCCGGCAACCGCCTGCTGCTGCACCTGCCGACCCCCGGCACGCCCACCGCGGACCGCCTCAGCCAGGTGCTGGCAACACCCGGACAAACGGACTCTGGTTGA
- a CDS encoding glucose 1-dehydrogenase — protein sequence MNRFTNKVALITGGASGMGLATARLLHAEGATVVLSGRRAELLTKVAGELGERVLAVPADVANLAELDELYRRIDGELGRLDVVFANAGTAVFKPAAELTEAEFDRLVGVNLKGLFFTVTKALPLLERGASIVLNASWTQYRGLAGASLYAATKAAVTNLTRTLTAELAPRGIRVNSVSPGYIRTDMMTEAVPDPVTREACRREVPLGELGLPEQVAAAVAFLASDAAGYVAGTDLIVDGGLTYAPVR from the coding sequence ATGAACCGATTCACGAACAAGGTCGCTCTGATCACCGGCGGGGCGAGCGGAATGGGCCTGGCCACCGCGCGACTGCTGCACGCCGAGGGCGCCACCGTGGTGCTCTCCGGCCGCCGCGCCGAGCTGCTGACAAAGGTCGCCGGGGAGCTGGGCGAGCGGGTGCTGGCCGTGCCCGCCGACGTGGCCAACCTGGCCGAGCTGGATGAGCTGTACCGCCGGATCGACGGCGAGCTGGGCCGGCTGGACGTGGTCTTCGCCAACGCGGGGACGGCGGTGTTCAAACCGGCCGCCGAGCTGACCGAGGCCGAGTTCGACCGGCTGGTGGGGGTCAACCTCAAGGGCCTGTTCTTCACCGTCACCAAGGCGCTGCCGCTGCTGGAGCGGGGCGCTTCGATCGTGCTGAACGCCTCCTGGACCCAGTACCGGGGCCTGGCCGGCGCCTCGCTGTACGCGGCGACCAAGGCCGCGGTGACCAACCTGACCCGCACCCTCACCGCCGAGCTGGCCCCGCGTGGGATCAGGGTCAACTCGGTCAGCCCCGGCTACATCCGCACCGACATGATGACCGAGGCCGTTCCGGACCCAGTGACGCGGGAGGCCTGCCGCCGCGAGGTGCCACTGGGTGAGCTGGGCCTGCCGGAGCAGGTCGCGGCGGCGGTGGCCTTCCTCGCCTCGGACGCGGCGGGCTACGTCGCGGGCACCGACCTGATCGTCGACGGCGGCCTCACCTACGCCCCGGTCCGCTGA
- a CDS encoding asparaginase, with protein sequence MGRLVVIATGGTISSMPTEAGLAAGLAGREVLAAAMSGGETRSGAGLGVLTGAQPLPVDVVDLCTVDSSALTLAQQLDLLHQVRATLADPQVCGIVVTHGTDTMEETAFLLDLHHDDPRPVVFTGSQRPLGDPGSDAPGNLADAFAVARQARGHGVLIAFGGKIHSARGTVKHHTLEPDAYRDPSAAPVGHIVGGEVLLDAPASRPAPLPAPVSGQSPRVDVLTHHTDGDAVLLRASLAAGARGIVLVGAGSGNVNAEVVAAVREATAAGVLVAVTSRTAAGPVLPIYTSATELTRAGAVLTGTLRAAQARIAVVSALLAGTPERLPELLAG encoded by the coding sequence ATGGGCAGGCTTGTGGTGATCGCGACCGGGGGCACCATTTCCAGCATGCCGACCGAGGCGGGGCTCGCGGCGGGGTTGGCGGGGCGGGAGGTGCTGGCCGCGGCGATGTCGGGCGGAGAAACGCGCAGTGGGGCGGGGCTGGGTGTGTTGACCGGGGCGCAGCCGTTGCCGGTCGACGTGGTGGACCTGTGCACCGTGGACAGCTCCGCGCTGACCCTGGCCCAGCAGCTCGACCTGCTGCACCAGGTCCGGGCCACGCTCGCCGATCCGCAGGTGTGCGGGATCGTGGTCACGCACGGCACGGACACCATGGAGGAGACCGCCTTCCTGCTCGACCTGCACCACGACGACCCGCGGCCGGTGGTGTTCACCGGTTCGCAGCGGCCGCTCGGCGACCCGGGTTCGGACGCGCCGGGCAACCTCGCGGACGCCTTCGCCGTGGCTCGGCAGGCCCGGGGTCACGGGGTGCTGATCGCGTTCGGCGGCAAGATCCATTCGGCGCGGGGCACGGTCAAGCACCACACGCTGGAGCCGGACGCCTATCGCGATCCCAGCGCGGCGCCGGTCGGGCACATCGTCGGGGGTGAGGTGCTGCTCGACGCGCCCGCGTCCCGGCCCGCGCCGTTGCCCGCGCCGGTTTCAGGGCAGTCGCCCAGGGTGGATGTCCTGACCCATCACACCGATGGGGACGCGGTGTTGCTGCGGGCCTCGCTGGCGGCGGGGGCGCGGGGGATCGTGCTGGTCGGGGCGGGGTCGGGCAATGTGAACGCGGAGGTCGTTGCGGCGGTCCGGGAGGCCACCGCGGCCGGGGTGCTGGTCGCGGTGACCTCACGGACCGCAGCGGGTCCGGTGCTGCCGATCTACACCTCGGCCACCGAGCTGACCAGGGCCGGCGCGGTGCTCACCGGCACCCTGCGCGCGGCCCAAGCCCGGATCGCGGTGGTCAGCGCTCTGCTGGCGGGGACCCCTGAGCGGCTGCCAGAGCTGCTGGCGGGCTGA
- a CDS encoding serine/threonine-protein kinase — MDMTPTTAGNPRPDLLGGRYRLGELIGRGGMGAVWAANDEVLHRDVAIKEVLAPNWASEEEQASLCERTQREARAAARINHPNVVTVFDVVTEDGRPWIVMEKVEARALSKVIDEDGALSPRRAAMVGEQILGALRAAHEHGILHRDVKPGNVLVCPDDRAVLTDFGIASVDGDSSLTVSGVLVGAPGYIAPERARGLPFGPASDLWALAATLYAAVEGKAPFDRTGVLPTLTAVLTEEPDPMVLAGPLAPVLEAMLRKEPGDRLSAQEFEDSLRLIAQSPDAEVDATVAVVTARVSRADPTRTEIPRLLPAAAAGTPWWQRKRGRAALVAGGVLLAGGAVAAALLLIPPPGDTPTGPTNPAGEVPVNAPQDTTSSTSRTTNPRQPVGSSQVTSSPSATTGESTSTAPSSSAPPSSSAPPSSAPPSSSKTTTTTTTTTTTTNPPVTNATSAPPGGGGGGGA, encoded by the coding sequence ATGGACATGACGCCGACCACCGCGGGCAACCCGCGACCCGATCTGCTGGGCGGGCGATACCGCCTCGGTGAGCTGATCGGGCGAGGCGGCATGGGCGCGGTCTGGGCCGCCAACGACGAGGTGCTGCACCGCGACGTGGCGATCAAGGAGGTGCTCGCGCCGAACTGGGCCAGCGAGGAGGAACAGGCCTCGCTGTGCGAGCGCACCCAGCGGGAGGCGCGCGCCGCGGCCCGGATCAACCACCCCAACGTGGTCACCGTCTTCGACGTGGTCACCGAGGACGGTCGTCCGTGGATCGTGATGGAGAAGGTCGAGGCCAGGGCGCTGTCCAAGGTCATCGACGAGGACGGCGCGCTGTCCCCGCGCCGGGCCGCCATGGTCGGCGAGCAGATCCTGGGCGCGCTGCGGGCCGCGCACGAGCACGGCATCCTGCACCGCGACGTCAAACCCGGCAACGTGCTGGTCTGCCCGGACGACCGGGCCGTGCTCACCGACTTCGGCATCGCCTCGGTGGACGGCGACTCCTCGCTGACCGTCTCCGGCGTGCTGGTCGGCGCCCCCGGCTACATCGCCCCGGAACGCGCCCGCGGCCTGCCCTTCGGCCCGGCCTCCGACCTGTGGGCGCTGGCCGCCACCCTGTACGCCGCGGTGGAGGGCAAGGCCCCGTTCGACCGCACCGGCGTGCTGCCCACGCTGACCGCGGTGCTCACCGAGGAACCCGACCCGATGGTCCTGGCCGGGCCGCTGGCCCCGGTGCTGGAGGCCATGCTGCGCAAGGAACCCGGCGACCGGCTCAGCGCCCAGGAGTTCGAGGACTCGCTGCGGCTGATCGCGCAGAGCCCGGACGCCGAGGTGGACGCCACCGTCGCGGTGGTCACCGCCAGGGTCAGCCGCGCCGACCCGACCCGCACCGAGATCCCCAGACTGCTGCCGGCCGCGGCGGCCGGAACCCCGTGGTGGCAACGCAAACGCGGCCGGGCGGCCCTGGTGGCCGGCGGCGTGCTGCTGGCGGGCGGCGCGGTCGCGGCCGCCCTGCTGCTGATCCCGCCACCCGGCGACACCCCCACCGGTCCGACCAACCCGGCAGGCGAGGTGCCGGTCAACGCGCCGCAGGACACCACCAGCTCCACCAGCCGGACCACCAACCCGCGTCAGCCCGTCGGGTCCAGCCAGGTGACCAGCAGTCCCAGCGCGACCACCGGCGAGTCCACCAGCACCGCGCCGAGCTCCAGCGCGCCGCCGTCGAGCAGCGCCCCACCCAGCAGCGCGCCCCCGAGCAGCTCCAAGACCACGACCACCACCACGACGACCACCACCACGACCAACCCGCCGGTGACCAACGCGACCTCCGCGCCGCCCGGTGGCGGGGGTGGGGGAGGGGCCTGA
- a CDS encoding MBL fold metallo-hydrolase — translation MSAAEIPYTTGLHEIAPGVHAWLAPDGSWGLSNAGLVSGDGESLLIDTLYDLHLTRTMLAAMAPVTAAHPITHALNTHANGDHCYGNECLDPSVTIHAVTETAHEMAHEAPPEVMAALLSPAAAEALGPVLAGWLQRAFGAYEFTDITQRTPDETFDEQRTLTIGGRVVELRNLGPAHTGGDAVAWVPDAGVLFTGDLLFIGGAPIMWEGPVDNWLRACDEMIALSPDLIVPGHGPVTDCDGVRAVQGYWRHVREQARQSHAKGLSWMEAALEVDLGEYADLGESERVAPNMYQLYRELDPDLSTVEPLGMLAAMAQWDAERGSRGPNGTPPAAANG, via the coding sequence GTGAGCGCTGCGGAGATCCCCTACACCACTGGTCTGCACGAGATCGCGCCCGGCGTGCACGCCTGGCTGGCCCCCGACGGCAGTTGGGGCCTGAGCAACGCGGGCCTGGTCAGTGGCGACGGCGAGTCACTGCTCATCGACACCCTCTACGACCTGCACCTGACCCGCACCATGCTGGCCGCGATGGCCCCGGTCACCGCGGCGCACCCGATCACGCACGCGCTCAACACCCACGCCAACGGCGACCACTGCTACGGCAACGAATGCCTCGACCCCTCGGTGACCATCCACGCCGTCACCGAGACCGCGCACGAGATGGCGCACGAGGCGCCGCCGGAGGTGATGGCCGCGCTGCTGTCCCCGGCCGCCGCCGAGGCGCTGGGGCCGGTGCTGGCCGGGTGGTTGCAGCGGGCGTTCGGGGCTTATGAGTTCACCGACATCACCCAGCGGACGCCGGATGAGACCTTCGACGAGCAGCGGACGCTGACCATCGGCGGGCGGGTGGTCGAGCTGCGCAACCTCGGCCCGGCGCACACCGGCGGGGACGCGGTGGCCTGGGTGCCGGACGCGGGGGTGCTGTTCACCGGGGACCTGCTCTTCATCGGTGGCGCGCCGATCATGTGGGAGGGGCCCGTGGACAACTGGCTGCGGGCCTGTGACGAGATGATCGCGCTCTCACCGGACCTCATCGTGCCTGGTCACGGCCCGGTGACCGACTGCGACGGGGTCCGGGCGGTGCAGGGCTACTGGCGGCACGTCCGGGAGCAGGCGCGTCAGTCACACGCCAAGGGGCTCTCCTGGATGGAGGCGGCGCTGGAGGTGGACCTGGGGGAGTACGCGGACCTGGGGGAGTCCGAGCGGGTCGCGCCGAACATGTACCAGCTGTACCGCGAGCTGGATCCGGACTTGTCCACTGTGGAACCGCTCGGGATGCTGGCCGCGATGGCCCAGTGGGACGCGGAACGGGGCAGCAGAGGGCCTAACGGCACTCCACCAGCCGCAGCGAACGGTTAG
- a CDS encoding MerR family transcriptional regulator produces MSPSTSAGARGVTIGQAAAFAGVTVKTVRHYHQHGLLAEPRRDGSGYRRYGSADLLRLVQVRTLAAAGVPLAEVAPLLAADAENFATALTEVERRLTDRIADLIARRDMLRQLADGDRVLLPGRALAVLDRFAALGYGAGYVADQREAMVLARALAPEFLDAFLTQLEHRLDDPQYVELSQRGWQARSWDPDDPRVEELASAMADNLLANRELLALPTGFQARSDAATRYGLINHHREEDHGPTSIRLTALVEAKLRAAGLDIPHQ; encoded by the coding sequence ATGTCACCTTCGACTTCGGCCGGCGCCCGCGGCGTCACGATCGGCCAGGCGGCGGCCTTCGCCGGAGTCACCGTGAAGACCGTGCGGCACTACCACCAGCACGGACTGCTCGCCGAACCACGCCGGGACGGCTCCGGCTATCGGCGGTACGGCTCGGCCGACCTGCTGCGACTGGTCCAGGTCCGGACCCTGGCCGCGGCCGGCGTGCCGCTGGCCGAGGTCGCTCCGCTGCTGGCGGCCGACGCCGAGAACTTCGCCACCGCGCTCACCGAGGTCGAGCGGCGACTCACCGACCGGATCGCCGACCTGATCGCCCGGCGCGACATGCTGCGCCAGCTCGCCGACGGCGACCGGGTCCTGCTGCCCGGCCGCGCGCTGGCCGTCCTGGACCGGTTCGCCGCACTCGGCTACGGCGCCGGCTACGTGGCCGACCAACGGGAAGCCATGGTGCTGGCCAGGGCCTTGGCGCCGGAGTTCCTGGACGCCTTCCTGACCCAGCTCGAACACCGGCTCGACGACCCCCAGTACGTCGAGCTTTCCCAGCGGGGCTGGCAGGCCCGGTCCTGGGATCCGGACGATCCGCGGGTCGAGGAGCTGGCCTCGGCCATGGCAGACAACCTGCTGGCCAACCGCGAGCTGCTGGCGCTGCCGACCGGGTTCCAGGCCCGATCCGACGCCGCCACCCGGTATGGGCTGATCAACCACCACCGGGAAGAGGACCACGGACCGACCTCGATCCGGTTGACCGCGCTGGTCGAGGCGAAGCTCCGTGCGGCTGGTCTCGACATCCCGCACCAATGA